A single genomic interval of Cupriavidus sp. MP-37 harbors:
- the nadC gene encoding carboxylating nicotinate-nucleotide diphosphorylase codes for MSVNPIFDSYGPALQAALQANVQAALAEDVGSGDLTGLLVPADKAAHARVIVRESAVLCGQPWFDACMRAVDPALAVRWLQQEGERMAPDAVVCEITGPARSLLTAERPSLNFLQLLSGVATVTRRYADLIAGTRARVLDTRKTLPGLRLAQKYAVRIGGGENQRLALYDGILIKENHIAAAGSIGAAMRVALALDTQASVQIEVESLAELEEALAAGAKSVLIDNFTVPMMQDAVKINQGRALLEVSGGVNAETIRTFAETGVDRISVGALTKDVRATDYSLRIIG; via the coding sequence ATGAGCGTGAATCCGATTTTCGATAGCTACGGCCCGGCGCTGCAGGCAGCGCTGCAGGCCAACGTGCAGGCCGCGCTCGCCGAGGATGTCGGCAGCGGCGACCTGACCGGCCTGCTGGTGCCTGCGGACAAGGCCGCGCACGCGCGCGTGATCGTGCGCGAGTCGGCGGTGCTGTGCGGCCAGCCGTGGTTCGACGCGTGCATGCGCGCGGTCGACCCGGCCCTGGCGGTGCGCTGGCTGCAGCAGGAAGGCGAGCGCATGGCGCCGGACGCGGTGGTCTGCGAGATCACCGGCCCGGCCCGCTCTCTGCTGACCGCCGAGCGCCCGTCGCTGAATTTCCTGCAGCTGCTGTCCGGCGTGGCCACCGTCACGCGCCGCTATGCCGACCTGATCGCCGGCACCCGTGCGCGCGTGCTCGATACCCGCAAGACGCTGCCCGGCCTGCGCCTGGCGCAGAAGTACGCGGTCCGTATCGGCGGCGGCGAGAACCAGCGCCTGGCGCTGTATGACGGCATCCTGATCAAGGAGAACCATATCGCCGCGGCCGGCAGCATCGGCGCGGCGATGCGGGTGGCGCTGGCGCTCGATACGCAGGCTTCGGTGCAGATCGAGGTCGAGTCCCTGGCCGAGCTGGAAGAAGCCCTGGCCGCGGGGGCGAAGTCGGTGCTGATCGACAACTTCACGGTGCCGATGATGCAGGACGCCGTGAAGATCAACCAGGGCAGGGCGCTGCTGGAAGTGTCGGGCGGCGTCAATGCCGAGACCATCCGCACCTTCGCCGAGACCGGCGTCGACCGGATCTCGGTGGGCGCACTGACCAAGGACGTGCGGGCGACGGATTACTCGCTGCGGATCATCGGCTGA
- a CDS encoding ABC transporter ATP-binding protein, translating to MNTPIPSTAAVAAPTKVPAKTLAALIGFLVVALCAPFIVQTLGGNYWVRVLDFALLYIMLALGLNIVVGFAGLLDLGYIAFYAVGAYMMALLGSPHLANQFEWIQQLFPTGVHLSMWFVLPLAILVAATFGVLLGAPTLKLRGDYLAIVTLGFGEIIRIFMNNLDRPVNITNGPKGITAVDPVHIFGFDFSKSHEIFGLKFSPVFMYYYLLVFLVIVIVFVCLRLQTSRIGRAWVAIREDEIAAKAMGINTRNIKLLAFAMGASFGGASGAVFGAFQGFVSPESFTLWESIYVLAIVVLGGMGHIPGVILGGVLLVGFQELLRVVAEPMQTGLFGHVIVDAEVLRQLLFGLALVGVMLYRPAGIWPSPRKEDRPVVRRAGSLGRL from the coding sequence ATGAATACTCCGATTCCATCCACGGCCGCCGTCGCGGCGCCGACCAAGGTGCCGGCCAAGACCCTGGCCGCACTGATCGGCTTTTTGGTGGTCGCCCTGTGCGCACCGTTCATCGTCCAGACCCTGGGCGGCAACTACTGGGTCCGCGTGCTGGACTTCGCGCTGCTGTACATCATGCTGGCGCTGGGCCTGAACATCGTGGTCGGCTTTGCCGGCCTGCTTGACCTGGGCTATATCGCGTTCTACGCGGTCGGCGCCTACATGATGGCGCTGCTCGGCTCGCCGCACCTGGCTAACCAGTTCGAGTGGATCCAGCAGCTGTTCCCGACCGGCGTCCACCTGTCGATGTGGTTCGTGCTGCCGCTGGCGATCCTGGTGGCCGCCACCTTCGGCGTGCTGCTGGGCGCGCCGACGCTCAAGCTGCGCGGCGACTACCTGGCCATCGTCACGCTGGGCTTCGGCGAGATCATCCGCATCTTCATGAACAACCTGGACCGCCCGGTGAACATCACCAACGGTCCCAAGGGCATCACCGCGGTCGACCCCGTGCATATCTTCGGTTTCGATTTCTCGAAGTCGCACGAGATCTTCGGGCTCAAGTTCTCGCCGGTGTTCATGTACTACTACCTGCTGGTGTTCCTGGTCATCGTGATCGTGTTCGTGTGCCTGCGCCTGCAGACCTCGCGCATCGGCCGCGCCTGGGTTGCCATCCGCGAGGACGAGATCGCCGCCAAGGCGATGGGCATCAACACCCGCAACATCAAGCTGCTGGCCTTTGCCATGGGCGCGTCATTCGGCGGCGCCTCGGGCGCGGTGTTCGGCGCGTTCCAGGGCTTCGTCTCGCCGGAGTCGTTCACGCTGTGGGAATCGATCTACGTGCTGGCGATCGTGGTGCTGGGCGGCATGGGCCATATCCCGGGCGTGATCCTGGGCGGCGTGCTGCTGGTGGGCTTCCAGGAACTGCTGCGCGTGGTCGCCGAGCCGATGCAGACCGGCCTGTTCGGCCATGTGATCGTCGATGCCGAGGTGCTGCGCCAGCTGCTGTTCGGCCTGGCCCTGGTCGGCGTGATGCTGTACCGCCCGGCCGGCATCTGGCCGTCGCCGCGCAAGGAAGACCGCCCGGTGGTGCGCCGCGCGGGCAGCCTCGGCCGTCTGTAA
- the rpmG gene encoding 50S ribosomal protein L33: MASKGGRDKIKLESTAGTGHFYTTTKNKRTMPEKMEIMKFDPVARKHVAYKETKIK; encoded by the coding sequence ATGGCAAGCAAGGGCGGCCGCGACAAGATCAAGCTGGAATCGACCGCAGGTACCGGTCACTTCTACACCACCACCAAGAACAAGCGCACCATGCCGGAAAAGATGGAGATCATGAAGTTCGATCCCGTCGCCCGCAAGCACGTCGCTTACAAGGAAACCAAGATCAAGTAA
- a CDS encoding branched-chain amino acid ABC transporter permease, whose amino-acid sequence MDIFIQQIVNGLVLGSIYALIALGYTMVYGILGIINFAHGDVLMIGALTALSAILGLQKFAPGLPEWLTLVIATLIAMPVCAVLSYSIERVAYRPLRNAPRLAPLITAIGVSIILQTMGMLIWSRNPLTFPQLLPSEPIDIGATGATITGKEMVIIGMAVMVMSGLLALVNRTKLGRAMRATAENQKVAGLMGVNPNFVISATFMIGATLAALAGVMMATNYGNAHFYMGFIPGLKAFTAAVLGGIGNLAGAMVGGMLLGLIEALGAGYIGDLTNGVFGSNYQDVFAFIVLITVLVFRPSGIMGERVADRA is encoded by the coding sequence ATGGATATCTTTATCCAGCAGATCGTGAACGGTCTGGTGCTCGGCAGCATTTATGCGCTGATCGCACTGGGCTACACCATGGTCTACGGTATTCTCGGGATCATCAACTTCGCCCACGGCGACGTGCTGATGATCGGCGCGCTGACCGCCCTGTCAGCCATCCTCGGATTGCAGAAGTTCGCCCCCGGCCTGCCTGAATGGCTGACGCTGGTGATCGCCACGCTGATCGCCATGCCGGTCTGCGCGGTCCTGTCCTATTCCATCGAGCGGGTCGCCTACCGGCCCTTGCGCAATGCGCCACGGCTGGCACCGCTGATCACCGCGATCGGGGTCTCCATCATCCTGCAGACGATGGGCATGCTGATCTGGTCGCGCAACCCGCTGACGTTCCCGCAGCTGCTGCCGTCCGAACCCATCGACATCGGCGCCACCGGCGCCACCATCACCGGCAAGGAGATGGTCATCATCGGCATGGCCGTGATGGTGATGTCCGGCCTGCTGGCCCTGGTCAACCGCACCAAGCTCGGCCGCGCCATGCGCGCCACCGCCGAGAACCAGAAGGTGGCCGGCCTGATGGGCGTGAACCCCAATTTCGTCATTTCGGCCACCTTCATGATCGGCGCCACGCTGGCCGCGCTGGCTGGGGTGATGATGGCCACCAACTACGGCAACGCCCACTTCTACATGGGCTTCATCCCCGGCCTGAAGGCGTTTACCGCCGCGGTGCTGGGCGGCATCGGCAACCTGGCGGGCGCCATGGTCGGCGGCATGCTGCTGGGCCTGATCGAGGCGCTCGGCGCCGGCTATATCGGCGACCTGACCAACGGCGTGTTCGGCTCGAACTACCAGGATGTCTTTGCCTTCATCGTACTGATCACCGTGCTCGTCTTCCGTCCGTCCGGCATCATGGGCGAACGCGTGGCGGATCGCGCCTGA
- a CDS encoding branched-chain amino acid ABC transporter substrate-binding protein encodes MQITFAKILPIAAAVALVAACGKKEDKPADPASSAPAAAAPAAPAAGGGETVVKIGHAAPLTGGIAHLGKDNENGARLAVEEVNKSGLEVGGKKVKLELVGEDDAADPKTGTAVAQKLVDAKVVAVVGHLNSGVSIPASKIYSDAGIVQISPSSTNPDYTKQGFKTTYRVVATDAQQGPALANYAAKTLNAKSVAIVDDATAYGKGLADEFEKTAKAAGVNVVAREATNDKATDFKAILTKIKGKKPDVIMYGGMDATGGPFAKQAKELGIGAKIVGGDGVCTDKVAELAGDAVTNIICSEAGLALSRMEQGADFDKRYQARFNAPVQIYAPFTYDAVMVIVDAMKRANSTEPAAILAEMPKTNYKGVIGNIAFDEKGDMKEGTITLYEYKDKKKSVLDVVKM; translated from the coding sequence ATGCAAATCACGTTTGCCAAGATTCTGCCGATCGCGGCCGCAGTGGCGCTGGTCGCAGCTTGCGGCAAGAAGGAAGACAAGCCGGCGGATCCGGCCTCTTCGGCGCCGGCGGCAGCGGCTCCCGCAGCGCCTGCGGCCGGTGGCGGCGAGACCGTCGTCAAGATCGGCCACGCGGCCCCGCTGACCGGCGGCATTGCGCACCTTGGCAAGGACAACGAAAACGGCGCCCGCCTGGCCGTGGAAGAAGTCAACAAGTCCGGCCTGGAAGTCGGTGGCAAGAAGGTCAAGCTGGAACTGGTCGGCGAAGACGACGCCGCCGACCCGAAGACCGGCACCGCCGTGGCGCAGAAGCTGGTAGACGCCAAGGTCGTGGCCGTGGTCGGCCACCTGAACTCGGGCGTGTCGATCCCGGCCTCGAAGATCTACAGCGATGCCGGCATCGTGCAGATCTCGCCGTCGTCGACCAACCCCGACTACACCAAGCAGGGCTTCAAGACCACCTACCGCGTGGTCGCCACCGATGCCCAGCAGGGCCCGGCGCTGGCCAACTACGCCGCCAAGACCCTGAACGCCAAGAGCGTGGCGATCGTCGACGATGCCACCGCCTACGGCAAGGGCCTGGCCGACGAGTTCGAGAAGACCGCCAAGGCCGCCGGCGTGAACGTGGTCGCGCGTGAGGCCACCAACGACAAGGCCACCGACTTCAAGGCCATCCTGACCAAGATCAAGGGCAAGAAGCCGGACGTGATCATGTACGGCGGCATGGATGCCACCGGCGGCCCGTTCGCCAAGCAGGCCAAGGAACTGGGCATCGGCGCCAAGATCGTCGGCGGCGACGGCGTCTGCACCGACAAGGTGGCCGAGCTGGCCGGCGATGCCGTGACCAACATCATCTGCTCCGAGGCAGGCCTGGCCCTGTCGCGCATGGAGCAGGGCGCTGACTTCGACAAGCGCTACCAGGCCCGCTTCAACGCGCCGGTGCAGATCTACGCGCCGTTCACGTATGACGCGGTGATGGTCATCGTCGACGCCATGAAGCGCGCCAACTCGACCGAACCGGCTGCCATCCTCGCCGAAATGCCCAAGACCAACTACAAGGGCGTGATCGGCAACATCGCCTTCGACGAGAAGGGCGACATGAAGGAAGGCACCATCACGCTGTACGAGTACAAGGACAAGAAGAAGTCCGTCCTCGACGTCGTGAAGATGTAA
- a CDS encoding ABC transporter ATP-binding protein, with translation MSNNDFLLSVQGVNKRFGGLQALSDVGLQIKPGEIYGLIGPNGAGKTTFFNVITGLYTPDSGEFVLGGKPYQPTAVHEVAKAGIARTFQNIRLFGDMTALENVMVGRHVRSKAGVFGAIFRPPSVRREEEGIEDMAHDLLDYVGIGKYANFTARNLSYGHQRRLEIARALATEPKLLALDEPAAGMNATEKVELRGLLDKIKNDGKTILLIEHDVKLVMGLCNRLTVLDYGKVIAQGLPHEVQNNPAVIEAYLGTSAH, from the coding sequence ATGAGCAACAACGATTTCCTCCTGTCGGTACAGGGGGTCAACAAGCGTTTCGGCGGCCTGCAGGCGCTGTCCGATGTGGGCCTGCAGATCAAGCCGGGCGAGATCTACGGGCTGATCGGCCCCAACGGCGCCGGCAAGACCACGTTCTTCAACGTGATCACCGGCCTGTACACGCCGGATTCGGGCGAGTTCGTGCTGGGCGGCAAGCCCTACCAGCCGACCGCCGTGCATGAAGTGGCCAAGGCCGGCATTGCGCGCACGTTCCAGAACATCCGCCTGTTCGGCGACATGACCGCGCTCGAGAACGTGATGGTCGGCCGCCACGTGCGCTCCAAGGCCGGCGTGTTCGGCGCGATCTTCCGCCCGCCCTCGGTGCGGCGCGAGGAAGAGGGCATCGAAGACATGGCGCATGACCTGCTCGACTACGTCGGCATCGGCAAGTACGCCAACTTCACCGCGCGCAACCTGTCGTACGGCCACCAGCGCCGGCTCGAGATCGCGCGCGCGCTGGCGACCGAGCCCAAGCTGCTGGCGCTGGACGAACCCGCCGCCGGCATGAACGCGACCGAGAAGGTCGAGCTGCGCGGCCTGCTCGACAAGATCAAGAACGATGGCAAGACCATCCTGCTGATCGAGCACGACGTAAAGCTGGTGATGGGGCTGTGCAACCGCCTGACGGTGCTGGACTACGGCAAGGTGATTGCCCAGGGCCTGCCGCACGAGGTGCAGAACAACCCCGCGGTGATCGAGGCCTACCTCGGCACCTCGGCGCACTGA
- a CDS encoding peptidylprolyl isomerase translates to MNLQTFASEADGGTAGRKTVQADSFLTLHYSIALENGTEVVSTFEEKPATLLLGQGQFAPTLEQALLGMPEGERMTYRLAPEHAFGPRNAELLQWVSLATLRENSSFEEDYSPGDLVEFNAPGGGKYAGVLKEIGETAALFDFNHPLAGQTILFDVQLIGIL, encoded by the coding sequence ATGAATTTGCAAACTTTCGCGTCGGAAGCCGACGGCGGCACGGCTGGCCGCAAGACTGTCCAGGCCGACTCCTTCCTGACCCTGCACTACAGCATCGCGCTCGAGAACGGCACCGAGGTCGTCAGCACCTTCGAAGAGAAGCCCGCCACGCTGCTGCTGGGCCAGGGCCAGTTCGCGCCGACGCTCGAGCAGGCGCTGCTGGGCATGCCCGAAGGCGAGCGCATGACCTACCGGCTGGCGCCGGAGCACGCCTTCGGCCCGCGCAACGCCGAACTGCTGCAGTGGGTGTCGCTGGCCACGCTGCGCGAGAACAGTTCGTTCGAAGAGGACTACAGCCCGGGTGACCTGGTCGAGTTCAACGCGCCCGGCGGCGGCAAGTACGCCGGCGTGCTCAAGGAGATCGGCGAGACCGCCGCGTTGTTCGACTTCAACCATCCGCTGGCTGGGCAGACCATCCTGTTCGACGTGCAGCTGATTGGCATCCTCTGA
- the ispH gene encoding 4-hydroxy-3-methylbut-2-enyl diphosphate reductase, with amino-acid sequence MPDLTPAPDAEILMAQPRGFCAGVDRAIEIVERALERFGAPIYVRHEIVHNAYVVADLRRKGAVFVRELDEVPAGATVIFSAHGVSREVREDAARRGLHVFDATCPLVTKVHVEVSKLRAQGCEIVMIGHRGHPEVEGTMGQANGGMVLVESVGDVQTLQIADPSRLAYVTQTTLSVDETREIVAALKARFPEIREPKKQDICYATQNRQDAVKFMAPQVEVVIVVGSPNSSNSNRLRELAERLGVPAYMVDAPEQVRPEWVAGKRRIGLTAGASAPEALAQSIVERLRELGARQVRPLDGIEENMAFPLPRGLLPTSAAA; translated from the coding sequence ATGCCCGACCTGACCCCCGCCCCCGACGCAGAAATCCTGATGGCCCAGCCGCGCGGCTTCTGCGCCGGCGTGGACCGCGCCATCGAGATCGTCGAGCGCGCGCTCGAGCGCTTCGGCGCCCCCATCTACGTCCGCCACGAAATCGTCCACAACGCCTATGTGGTGGCCGACCTGCGCCGCAAGGGCGCGGTGTTCGTGCGCGAGCTCGACGAGGTGCCCGCCGGTGCCACCGTCATCTTCAGCGCCCATGGCGTGTCGCGCGAAGTGCGCGAAGACGCCGCCCGGCGCGGCCTGCACGTGTTCGATGCGACCTGCCCGCTGGTGACCAAGGTGCATGTCGAAGTCAGCAAGCTGCGCGCGCAGGGCTGCGAGATCGTGATGATCGGCCATCGCGGCCACCCGGAGGTCGAAGGCACCATGGGGCAGGCCAACGGCGGCATGGTGCTGGTGGAGTCGGTCGGCGATGTCCAGACGCTGCAGATCGCCGATCCGTCGCGGCTGGCCTACGTTACCCAGACCACGCTGTCGGTGGACGAGACCCGCGAGATCGTGGCCGCGCTCAAGGCGCGCTTCCCCGAGATCCGCGAGCCCAAGAAGCAGGACATCTGCTATGCCACGCAAAACCGCCAGGACGCGGTGAAGTTCATGGCGCCGCAGGTGGAGGTGGTGATCGTGGTGGGCAGTCCCAACAGTTCCAACTCGAACCGCCTGCGCGAGTTGGCCGAGCGCCTGGGCGTGCCGGCCTACATGGTGGACGCGCCCGAGCAGGTGCGGCCCGAGTGGGTCGCCGGCAAGCGCCGCATCGGCCTGACCGCCGGGGCCTCGGCGCCCGAGGCGCTGGCCCAGTCGATCGTCGAACGCCTGCGTGAACTCGGTGCGCGCCAGGTGCGTCCGCTCGACGGCATCGAAGAAAACATGGCGTTCCCGCTGCCGCGCGGGCTGCTGCCCACCAGCGCAGCCGCCTGA
- the rpmB gene encoding 50S ribosomal protein L28 translates to MARVCQVTGKAPMVGNNVSHANNKTKRRFLPNLQNRRFFVESENRWVSLRVSNAGLRLIDKKGIDSVLADLRARGEV, encoded by the coding sequence ATGGCACGCGTCTGTCAAGTGACCGGGAAAGCGCCGATGGTCGGCAACAACGTTTCCCACGCAAACAACAAGACCAAGCGCCGTTTTCTGCCCAACCTGCAGAATCGTCGTTTCTTCGTTGAATCCGAAAACCGCTGGGTGAGCCTGCGCGTCTCGAACGCCGGCCTGCGCCTGATCGACAAGAAAGGCATCGACTCCGTGCTCGCCGACCTGCGCGCACGCGGCGAAGTCTAA
- the nadA gene encoding quinolinate synthase NadA yields the protein MTPQSIKTVEFEKPNLAGAQNAAGASCVAHAWAKVPPVLSPDERQSLKARIRRLLKERNAVLVAHYYVDADLQDLAEETGGCVSDSLEMARFGRDHEAKTLVVAGVRFMGETAKILSPEKTVLMPDLDATCSLDLGCPADEFAAFCDAHPDRTVVVYANTSAAVKARADWMVTSSIGLKIVEHLHAQGKKILWAPDKHLGSYIQKQTGADMLLWQGSCLVHDEFKGIELDLLRREFPNAKILVHPESPENVVAQADVVGSTSQLIEAAQKLDATEFIVATDNGILHKMRMAAPGKHFIEAPTAGNSATCKSCAHCPWMAMNALTNLAEVLETGRNEIHVDPVIGRQAVTCINRMLDFAAAQKRNVRPSADLAKEQALFQGIGPA from the coding sequence ATGACCCCACAATCGATCAAGACCGTCGAGTTCGAGAAGCCGAACCTGGCGGGTGCCCAAAACGCCGCTGGCGCCAGCTGTGTGGCCCATGCCTGGGCCAAGGTGCCGCCGGTGCTGTCGCCCGATGAGCGGCAGTCGCTGAAGGCGCGTATCCGCCGCTTGCTGAAGGAGCGCAATGCGGTGCTGGTGGCGCACTACTATGTCGACGCCGACCTGCAGGACCTCGCCGAGGAAACCGGCGGCTGTGTCTCCGACTCCCTCGAAATGGCCCGCTTCGGCCGCGACCACGAGGCCAAAACCCTGGTGGTGGCCGGCGTGCGCTTCATGGGCGAGACCGCCAAGATCCTCAGCCCCGAAAAGACCGTGCTGATGCCGGACCTGGACGCGACCTGCTCGCTCGACCTGGGCTGCCCGGCCGACGAGTTCGCTGCCTTCTGCGACGCGCACCCGGATCGCACCGTGGTGGTCTATGCCAACACCAGCGCCGCGGTGAAGGCGCGCGCGGACTGGATGGTGACCTCCAGCATCGGCCTGAAGATCGTCGAGCACCTGCACGCGCAGGGCAAGAAAATCCTGTGGGCACCCGACAAGCACCTGGGCAGCTATATCCAGAAGCAGACCGGCGCCGACATGCTGCTGTGGCAGGGCTCGTGCCTGGTGCACGACGAGTTCAAGGGCATCGAGCTGGACCTGCTGCGCCGCGAATTCCCCAACGCCAAGATCCTGGTGCATCCGGAATCGCCGGAGAACGTGGTGGCGCAGGCCGATGTGGTCGGCTCTACCTCGCAGCTGATCGAGGCCGCGCAGAAGCTGGACGCGACCGAATTCATCGTTGCCACCGACAACGGCATCCTGCACAAGATGCGCATGGCCGCGCCCGGCAAGCATTTCATCGAAGCGCCGACCGCCGGCAACAGCGCGACGTGCAAGAGCTGCGCGCACTGCCCGTGGATGGCGATGAATGCGCTGACCAACCTGGCCGAGGTGCTGGAGACCGGCCGCAACGAGATCCATGTCGATCCGGTGATCGGCCGCCAGGCGGTAACCTGCATCAACCGCATGCTGGATTTCGCTGCCGCGCAGAAGCGCAATGTGCGCCCCTCGGCCGACCTGGCCAAGGAGCAGGCGCTGTTCCAGGGGATCGGCCCGGCATGA
- the nadB gene encoding L-aspartate oxidase, which yields MNYDVAIVGSGLAGLTVALQLADTHRVAILSKRAMTQGASDWAQGGIAAVLDSGDSHDEHTQDTLVAGAGLCDEEATRFIVEHGREAIQWLIDRGVPFTRDAQAELGFHLTREGGHSRRRIIHAADATGHAVVSTLLQQATRHPNITILEDHFAIDLITSRKMGLPGNRCYGLYVLDDRTGAVHTLTATHTVLAAGGAGKVYLYTTNPDTATGDGIAMAWRAGCRVSNMEFIQFHPTCLYHPYAKSFLISEAVRGEGGLLKLPDGTRFMPEHDARAELAPRDVVARAIDFEMKKRGLDCVYLDITHQPEAFLKEHFPTIHARCLELGIDITREPIPVVPAAHYTCGGVVTDTSGRTDIGNLYAVGETACTGLHGANRLASNSLLECMVIGRAAAEDIASQDKAGAPNITLPAWDESRVSDADEEVVVSHNWDELRRMMWNYVGIVRTSKRLERAQHRIVLLREEIAEYYANFRVTRDLLELRNLVEVASLIVDSAYSRHESRGLHFSRDYPDSLPKALPTVMQPPAVRKR from the coding sequence ATGAATTACGACGTCGCCATCGTCGGCAGCGGCCTGGCCGGCCTTACGGTCGCATTGCAACTGGCCGACACCCACCGGGTGGCCATCCTCAGCAAGCGCGCCATGACGCAGGGCGCCAGTGATTGGGCGCAAGGCGGCATCGCCGCGGTGCTTGACTCCGGCGACAGCCACGACGAGCACACCCAGGACACGCTCGTTGCCGGTGCGGGGCTGTGCGATGAAGAGGCCACGCGCTTTATCGTGGAGCATGGGCGCGAGGCCATCCAGTGGCTGATCGACCGCGGCGTGCCGTTCACCCGCGACGCGCAGGCCGAGCTGGGCTTCCACCTGACGCGCGAAGGCGGCCACAGCCGCCGGCGCATCATCCACGCCGCCGACGCCACCGGCCATGCGGTGGTCAGCACGCTGCTGCAGCAGGCCACCCGGCACCCGAACATCACCATCCTGGAAGACCACTTCGCGATCGACCTGATCACGTCGCGCAAGATGGGGCTGCCGGGCAACCGCTGCTACGGCCTGTACGTGCTGGACGATCGCACCGGGGCCGTGCACACCCTCACCGCCACGCACACCGTGCTGGCCGCCGGCGGTGCAGGCAAGGTCTACCTCTACACCACCAACCCCGACACGGCCACCGGCGACGGCATCGCCATGGCGTGGCGCGCGGGCTGCCGGGTGTCGAACATGGAATTCATCCAGTTCCACCCGACCTGCCTGTACCACCCGTATGCCAAATCCTTCCTGATCTCCGAAGCGGTGCGCGGCGAAGGCGGCCTGCTCAAGCTGCCCGACGGCACCCGCTTCATGCCCGAGCACGATGCGCGCGCCGAACTGGCACCGCGCGACGTGGTCGCGCGCGCGATCGACTTCGAAATGAAGAAGCGCGGGCTGGACTGCGTCTATCTCGATATCACGCACCAGCCCGAGGCCTTCCTGAAGGAGCATTTCCCGACCATCCACGCGCGCTGCCTGGAACTGGGCATCGATATCACGCGCGAGCCGATCCCGGTGGTGCCGGCCGCGCACTACACCTGCGGCGGCGTGGTCACCGACACCTCGGGACGCACCGACATCGGCAATCTCTACGCCGTCGGCGAGACCGCCTGCACCGGCCTGCACGGCGCCAACCGGCTGGCTTCGAACTCGCTGCTCGAATGCATGGTGATCGGCCGCGCCGCCGCTGAAGACATTGCCTCGCAGGACAAGGCCGGCGCGCCGAATATCACGCTGCCGGCATGGGACGAGAGCCGCGTGTCCGATGCCGATGAGGAAGTCGTGGTGTCGCACAACTGGGACGAACTGCGCCGCATGATGTGGAACTACGTCGGCATCGTGCGCACCAGCAAGCGCCTGGAGCGGGCGCAGCACCGCATCGTGCTGCTGCGCGAGGAGATTGCCGAGTATTACGCCAACTTCCGCGTCACGCGCGATCTGCTGGAACTGCGCAACCTGGTCGAGGTGGCTTCGCTGATCGTCGACAGCGCCTACTCGCGGCATGAAAGCCGCGGGCTGCATTTCAGCCGCGACTATCCGGATTCGTTGCCGAAGGCGCTGCCGACGGTGATGCAGCCGCCTGCGGTTCGCAAGCGTTGA
- the radC gene encoding DNA repair protein RadC: MTIAKWPACERPREKLLESGAAALSDAELLAVLLRVGAAGKSAVDLARELLHRFGSLTALFAAEGNALSGVRGMGAAKFAQLQAIPELARRALAESLRLPAGFNSPESVRGYLRLTLAPLQHEVFMCLFLDPGNRMLASEELFRGTLTRTSVYPREVARQALAHNAAGIIVAHNHPRGTTEPSQSDIHLTRELARTLDLIDVRLLDHFIVAGHEIRSLAESCERLPGL; encoded by the coding sequence ATGACCATTGCCAAATGGCCCGCCTGCGAGCGGCCCCGCGAAAAACTGCTGGAAAGCGGCGCTGCCGCCCTGTCTGATGCCGAACTGCTGGCCGTGCTGCTGCGCGTCGGCGCCGCCGGCAAAAGTGCCGTGGACCTGGCACGCGAGCTGCTGCACCGCTTCGGCTCGCTGACCGCCCTGTTCGCGGCCGAGGGCAATGCCCTGTCCGGCGTGCGCGGCATGGGCGCAGCGAAATTCGCCCAGCTGCAGGCCATCCCCGAACTGGCGCGGCGCGCGCTGGCCGAGTCGCTGCGGCTGCCCGCCGGCTTCAACTCCCCGGAGTCGGTACGCGGCTACCTGCGCCTGACCCTGGCACCGCTGCAGCATGAGGTCTTCATGTGCCTGTTCCTGGATCCCGGCAACCGCATGCTCGCCAGCGAGGAGCTGTTCCGCGGCACGCTGACCCGGACCTCGGTGTATCCGCGCGAGGTGGCGCGCCAGGCGCTGGCGCATAATGCGGCCGGCATCATCGTCGCCCACAATCATCCGCGCGGCACCACCGAACCCAGCCAGAGCGACATCCACCTGACGCGCGAACTCGCGCGCACGCTCGACCTGATCGATGTACGGCTGCTCGACCACTTCATCGTCGCGGGACACGAAATCCGCTCGCTGGCGGAATCCTGCGAGCGCCTGCCCGGGCTGTGA